The following coding sequences are from one uncultured Cohaesibacter sp. window:
- a CDS encoding DNA polymerase III subunit gamma/tau, with protein MDNQENQTVEGYRVLARKYRPASFDDLIGQGPMVRTLTNAFKTGRIAQAYMLTGVRGVGKTTTARILARALNYEIPGEISSPTIEMPRLGTHCQAIMEGRHVDIMEMDAASHTSINDIREIIEAARYKPVSARYKVYIIDEVHMLSTAAFNGLLKTLEEPPEHVKFIFATTEIRKVPVTVLSRCQRFDLRRIDAGEMATYMQNICNKEQVEIEEDALQMIARAGEGSVRDSLSLLDQAISHGAGAITAETTRQMLGLADRARIIDLFEALMKGDIAKALEELKSQYDIGAEPAVVLSDLADFVHLVTRLKLTPDASSDAAATEAEKNRGRDFASHLSVRVLSRAWQMLLKGLGEVQSSPRPLASAEMVLVRMAYVADLPSPDEALRMLANRDFRAPMPTGAGSGPSTPPDATVPSSPAPQADGAQGVSQQAAGSQTPQQSPGNGPTAMQVGSGLSPAPSQNLQRGKAEPLQTEKTNLRLVSSQSAVDVARQARANPPAAASGKASPVRPVITRFEQIIAMAKSNRDIALQFILESAVRPISVEQGRVVVAYDGADGEAFQSKLSRKLSDWTGDRWLVELAKEGGGATFFERKEELEKQAREEADHHPLVEAVRKIFPGSKVVDVRINRDFEEEFLAPVLEEADDESEMSFTIDDADELGLDDI; from the coding sequence ATGGACAATCAAGAAAATCAGACTGTTGAAGGTTATCGCGTATTAGCGCGCAAATACCGCCCTGCGAGCTTTGATGATCTGATTGGTCAAGGGCCGATGGTACGCACTCTGACCAATGCCTTCAAAACCGGGCGTATTGCTCAGGCCTACATGTTGACCGGTGTGCGCGGCGTGGGCAAAACGACCACGGCCCGAATTCTGGCGCGTGCTCTCAATTATGAAATTCCCGGTGAAATAAGCAGCCCAACCATCGAGATGCCTCGCCTTGGCACCCATTGTCAGGCGATCATGGAAGGCCGCCATGTGGACATCATGGAGATGGACGCCGCCTCCCACACCTCGATCAACGACATTCGCGAGATTATTGAAGCGGCGCGATATAAACCCGTCAGTGCCCGCTACAAGGTTTACATCATCGACGAAGTGCACATGCTCTCCACGGCAGCCTTCAACGGTTTGCTGAAGACGCTGGAAGAGCCGCCAGAGCATGTAAAATTCATTTTCGCCACCACCGAGATTCGCAAGGTTCCTGTAACGGTTCTCTCCCGCTGTCAGCGCTTTGATTTGCGTCGCATCGACGCAGGAGAGATGGCAACATACATGCAAAATATCTGCAACAAGGAGCAGGTGGAAATCGAGGAAGACGCCTTGCAGATGATTGCAAGGGCAGGGGAGGGCTCCGTTCGTGACTCTCTTTCGTTGCTCGATCAGGCTATTTCCCATGGAGCCGGTGCCATTACCGCCGAGACCACGCGGCAGATGTTGGGCCTTGCCGACCGTGCCCGGATCATCGATTTGTTTGAAGCGCTGATGAAAGGCGATATCGCCAAGGCGCTGGAGGAGCTGAAAAGCCAATATGATATCGGTGCAGAGCCCGCAGTGGTGCTCTCCGATCTTGCCGATTTCGTCCATCTGGTAACGCGACTCAAGCTGACGCCGGATGCCAGTTCTGACGCTGCGGCGACAGAGGCGGAAAAAAATCGCGGTCGGGATTTCGCCTCTCATCTTTCCGTTCGCGTGCTCTCGCGAGCCTGGCAAATGCTGCTGAAAGGTCTGGGCGAAGTGCAGTCTTCTCCGCGCCCTCTGGCTTCAGCGGAAATGGTGCTTGTGCGCATGGCCTATGTGGCCGATCTGCCGAGCCCCGATGAAGCCTTGCGCATGTTGGCTAACAGGGATTTTCGTGCACCGATGCCCACTGGGGCCGGGTCGGGGCCTTCTACTCCACCGGATGCAACGGTGCCGTCTTCTCCCGCCCCACAGGCTGACGGAGCACAAGGTGTCTCACAGCAAGCTGCGGGCAGTCAGACCCCACAGCAAAGCCCGGGCAACGGGCCGACTGCGATGCAGGTCGGATCAGGTTTGAGCCCCGCTCCGAGCCAGAATTTGCAAAGAGGCAAGGCGGAGCCTCTTCAAACCGAAAAGACCAACTTGCGACTTGTTTCAAGCCAAAGCGCGGTAGACGTTGCCCGTCAGGCTCGCGCCAACCCTCCTGCTGCGGCAAGTGGCAAGGCGTCTCCGGTCAGGCCCGTCATTACACGCTTTGAACAAATTATTGCGATGGCCAAATCCAATCGCGATATCGCTTTGCAGTTCATTCTGGAATCCGCAGTTCGGCCAATCAGCGTTGAACAGGGACGGGTCGTGGTCGCCTATGATGGGGCTGATGGTGAGGCTTTTCAGAGCAAGCTATCCCGCAAGCTCTCGGACTGGACCGGTGACAGATGGCTCGTCGAGCTGGCCAAGGAAGGTGGCGGTGCGACCTTCTTCGAGCGCAAGGAAGAGCTTGAGAAACAGGCCCGTGAAGAAGCAGACCACCATCCGCTGGTCGAGGCCGTGCGCAAGATCTTTCCGGGTTCCAAAGTGGTGGATGTTCGCATCAATCGGGATTTCGAAGAGGAATTCCTCGCTCCGGTCCTTGAAGAGGCCGACGACGAGAGCGAGATGTCATTCACAATTGATGACGCTGACGAGTTGGGGCTGGACGATATCTGA